In one Vibrio sp. VB16 genomic region, the following are encoded:
- the rpiA gene encoding ribose-5-phosphate isomerase RpiA produces the protein MGMAHCFIENTSQDCLRTKAAKVALDHVLKTLTPSCVIGIGTGATVEVFVELLKQSGAEFAHCVSSSERSSKAIQKAGLQEIAISDCERVDFYIDGIDEGLDCGVTVKGGGAALAREKVLATLAMTFITIADSGRLVTQLGQFPLPIEVLPAARKAVFNALQSLGGNPAQREGCVTDNGNIILDVAGLDLSQPKALEQQLCAIAGVVENGIFAQRCADFMAFSDSNGTQWFSKERVIEEMRSR, from the coding sequence ATGGGTATGGCACACTGTTTTATTGAAAACACGAGCCAAGATTGCCTGCGTACTAAGGCGGCGAAAGTCGCCTTAGACCACGTGCTAAAAACGCTTACGCCTAGCTGCGTGATCGGTATTGGTACCGGTGCAACGGTGGAAGTGTTTGTTGAGCTATTGAAGCAAAGTGGGGCTGAATTTGCTCATTGTGTATCGAGCTCTGAGCGTTCGAGTAAGGCGATTCAAAAAGCAGGCCTACAAGAGATCGCGATCTCTGATTGTGAGCGTGTGGATTTTTATATCGATGGTATCGATGAAGGGTTGGACTGCGGGGTCACGGTGAAAGGTGGCGGTGCGGCGTTAGCAAGAGAGAAGGTGCTTGCGACACTGGCGATGACGTTTATTACTATTGCAGACAGCGGTCGATTGGTCACACAATTGGGTCAGTTTCCGTTGCCTATCGAGGTGTTACCCGCGGCTCGAAAAGCGGTATTCAATGCCTTGCAGAGCCTTGGTGGAAACCCAGCTCAGCGTGAAGGTTGTGTGACAGATAATGGCAACATTATCTTGGATGTTGCGGGATTGGACCTTTCACAACCCAAAGCATTGGAACAACAGCTTTGCGCGATCGCTGGTGTAGTAGAAAACGGCATTTTTGCACAGCGTTGTGCAGACTTTATGGCGTTCTCTGACAGCAACGGAACGCAGTGGTTTTCGAAAGAGCGAGTTATTGAAGAAATGAGATCTCGATAA
- the tkt gene encoding transketolase, giving the protein MISRSKLADTIRVLSMDAVQKAASGHPGAPMGMADIAEVLWRDFLKHNPSNPNWTDRDRFILSNGHGSMLIYSLLHLSGYELSMDDIKSFRQLHSKTAGHPEYGYAPGIETTTGPLGQGITNGVGMALAEKVLAEQFNREGHDIVDHHTYVFMGDGCMMEGISHEACSLAGTLGLGKLVAFWDDNGISIDGDVEGWFSDDTPKRFDAYGWHVIADVDGHNADDIHRAITEAKAVTDKPTLICCKTVIGFGSPNKSGSHDCHGSPLGADEVALVRSNLGWEHPAFEIPQDIYQAWDGKEKGAVVEADWDTRFEAYQQAYPELAAEFRRRSHNELPSNWQAHSQDFVKTLQANPQTIASRKASQNTIEAFGPMLPEFLGGSADLTPSNLTNWTGSKAISAEDALGNYLSYGVREFAMSAMMNGIALHGGFIPYGGTFLMFVEYARNALRMAALMKQRSIFVYTHDSIGLGEDGPTHQPVEQIASLRLTPNMSTWRPCDQVETAVAWISAIERFDGPTSLIFSRQNLVQFERDETTLANVAKGGYILSDCEGEPELILIATGSEVALAMEAKTQLTEIRCRVVSMPATDVFDAQSAEYQQQVLPSHVVKRVAIEAGIKDYWFKYVGLQGDIVGMTSFGESAPAEQLFKMFGFTVENVVAKAKAILEK; this is encoded by the coding sequence ATGATTTCACGTTCTAAATTAGCCGACACTATTCGCGTATTGAGTATGGATGCAGTACAAAAAGCGGCTTCAGGCCATCCGGGCGCCCCAATGGGGATGGCCGATATTGCCGAGGTACTTTGGCGCGACTTTCTAAAGCACAACCCAAGCAATCCAAACTGGACCGATCGCGATCGCTTCATTTTGTCTAACGGTCACGGTTCAATGTTGATCTATAGCTTGCTGCATTTGTCTGGTTATGAATTATCAATGGATGACATCAAATCCTTCCGCCAGTTGCACAGCAAAACGGCAGGTCACCCAGAGTATGGCTATGCGCCCGGTATTGAAACCACCACCGGTCCACTTGGCCAGGGTATTACCAATGGCGTAGGTATGGCGTTAGCCGAGAAAGTCCTTGCGGAGCAGTTCAACCGCGAAGGTCACGATATTGTTGACCACCATACTTACGTATTCATGGGCGATGGCTGCATGATGGAAGGGATCTCTCATGAAGCTTGCTCACTGGCTGGGACGCTTGGCTTAGGTAAGCTCGTGGCATTTTGGGACGACAACGGTATCTCTATTGACGGTGACGTTGAAGGCTGGTTCTCGGATGATACGCCAAAACGTTTTGACGCGTACGGCTGGCACGTTATCGCAGATGTAGACGGGCACAACGCTGACGATATCCACCGAGCGATAACCGAAGCGAAAGCGGTCACCGATAAACCGACACTGATTTGTTGCAAAACCGTGATAGGTTTTGGCTCACCAAACAAGTCAGGCAGTCACGATTGTCATGGATCACCTTTAGGCGCGGACGAAGTGGCCTTGGTACGTTCGAACCTCGGTTGGGAACATCCAGCGTTTGAGATCCCGCAAGACATTTATCAAGCATGGGACGGCAAAGAGAAAGGCGCGGTAGTAGAAGCCGATTGGGATACGCGTTTTGAGGCGTATCAACAAGCCTACCCAGAGCTCGCGGCTGAGTTTCGTCGTCGTAGCCATAACGAATTGCCATCAAACTGGCAGGCACATAGCCAAGATTTTGTTAAAACTTTGCAGGCGAATCCACAAACGATTGCGAGTCGCAAAGCCTCTCAAAATACCATTGAAGCCTTTGGTCCAATGCTGCCAGAGTTTCTTGGAGGCTCCGCTGACTTAACACCATCAAACCTAACCAATTGGACAGGCTCGAAAGCAATCAGTGCGGAAGACGCGTTGGGTAACTACCTCAGCTATGGCGTCCGCGAATTCGCCATGTCAGCCATGATGAATGGTATTGCGCTGCACGGTGGATTTATCCCTTACGGTGGAACCTTCCTGATGTTTGTGGAATACGCCCGTAATGCACTTCGCATGGCAGCGCTAATGAAGCAGCGCAGCATCTTTGTTTACACCCACGATTCTATTGGTTTGGGTGAAGATGGCCCGACGCATCAACCAGTCGAGCAGATCGCGTCACTACGTCTGACACCGAATATGAGTACTTGGCGTCCGTGTGACCAAGTAGAAACGGCCGTTGCGTGGATCTCCGCTATTGAACGTTTTGATGGCCCAACGTCGCTGATTTTTTCTCGCCAAAATCTGGTTCAGTTTGAACGCGATGAAACCACGCTCGCCAACGTGGCGAAAGGCGGCTACATCCTTTCCGATTGTGAAGGTGAGCCTGAGCTTATCCTGATTGCAACCGGCTCTGAAGTGGCCTTGGCAATGGAAGCGAAAACGCAACTAACGGAGATAAGATGCCGCGTTGTGTCTATGCCGGCTACCGATGTGTTTGATGCGCAGAGTGCTGAGTACCAACAACAGGTGTTACCAAGTCACGTTGTCAAGCGTGTTGCGATTGAAGCGGGTATCAAAGACTACTGGTTTAAGTACGTTGGCCTGCAAGGTGACATAGTAGGGATGACGAGCTTTGGTGAATCAGCGCCTGCTGAGCAACTGTTTAAGATGTTTGGTTTCACGGTTGAAAACGTCGTGGCGAAAGCCAAAGCGATTCTGGAGAAATAA
- the tal gene encoding transaldolase, translating to MNKLEQLKKYTTVVADTGDIDAIAAFQPEDATTNPSLVLKAAEMPQYDRLIVDAVAWAKEQSSDKAMQIIDAGDKLAVNIGLEILKTVPGRISTEVDARMSFDKDASLAKARKLIGMYNEAGISNDRILIKLASTWEGVCAAKELEKEGINCNLTLLFNFAQAKACAEAGVFLISPFVGRILDWFKTNTDKKDYLPNEDPGVVSVSEIYNYYKDHGYNTVVMGASFRSAGEVLALAGCDRLTIGPAILDQLAAQEGHVECQLFAERDAIEPAPVALMTEAQFRWEMNQDPMATEKLSEGIRNFAVDQGKLEAMIDARL from the coding sequence ATGAATAAATTAGAGCAATTGAAAAAGTACACAACCGTTGTTGCCGATACCGGTGACATCGATGCCATTGCAGCGTTTCAACCAGAAGACGCCACAACAAATCCTTCGCTTGTGCTTAAAGCCGCCGAGATGCCTCAGTATGACCGCCTAATTGTCGACGCGGTAGCGTGGGCAAAAGAGCAAAGCAGCGATAAAGCAATGCAGATAATTGATGCGGGCGACAAATTGGCCGTCAATATCGGCTTAGAAATTCTAAAAACTGTCCCTGGCCGTATCTCTACAGAAGTAGATGCGCGCATGTCATTTGATAAAGACGCGAGCCTTGCTAAAGCACGAAAGCTGATTGGAATGTACAACGAAGCAGGTATCAGCAACGACCGTATTCTGATCAAACTGGCCTCCACATGGGAAGGCGTTTGCGCGGCGAAAGAGCTGGAAAAAGAAGGCATTAATTGCAACCTAACCTTGTTGTTTAACTTCGCTCAGGCAAAAGCGTGTGCAGAAGCGGGTGTATTCCTTATTTCACCTTTTGTGGGTCGTATCCTTGATTGGTTCAAAACCAATACCGATAAAAAAGACTACCTACCAAATGAAGATCCAGGTGTGGTTTCGGTTTCTGAAATCTACAACTACTACAAAGATCATGGCTACAACACGGTCGTGATGGGTGCAAGCTTCCGCAGTGCTGGTGAAGTATTGGCGCTCGCAGGTTGTGACCGATTAACGATTGGCCCAGCCATTCTAGACCAACTTGCCGCGCAAGAAGGCCACGTGGAATGCCAGTTATTTGCTGAGCGCGATGCTATCGAACCTGCACCGGTTGCCTTGATGACAGAAGCGCAGTTCCGCTGGGAAATGAATCAAGACCCAATGGCTACTGAGAAACTCTCTGAAGGTATCCGTAACTTTGCCGTTGACCAAGGCAAGCTTGAAGCCATGATCGACGCACGTCTGTAG
- a CDS encoding HAD family hydrolase, with protein sequence MDENIDNSCTATMELEREEFIVGDVQALIFDFDGLLVDTETCMFRAWEALMEPYGVEVSQIKIAGLVGNAMPATYLYQQYRQVSGETLTNDEIDKRLYDKAYRLVESMSERDSVREYLDFAKSKAFKVALATSSSSEHYLPILTRLNLVHYFDCFVGAEEIALTRRKPQPDVYLAALKKLGVSAHQAIAFEDSPPGVKAARTAGIPTVAVTNLLTRHLDVSLANVVLSSMNEQTLPQLINKLTEK encoded by the coding sequence ATGGATGAAAATATTGATAACTCGTGCACCGCAACAATGGAATTGGAACGAGAGGAATTCATTGTAGGTGATGTACAAGCATTGATATTTGATTTCGATGGCCTTCTAGTCGATACCGAAACCTGTATGTTCAGAGCCTGGGAAGCTTTGATGGAACCATACGGTGTTGAGGTGTCGCAAATTAAGATTGCTGGCCTAGTTGGAAACGCTATGCCAGCCACTTATCTCTACCAGCAATATCGCCAAGTCTCTGGTGAAACGCTCACGAATGATGAAATTGATAAGCGGTTATACGACAAAGCGTATCGGCTAGTCGAAAGTATGTCTGAACGTGACAGCGTTCGAGAGTATTTGGATTTCGCCAAATCAAAGGCGTTCAAAGTCGCTTTAGCGACGAGCTCGAGCTCGGAGCATTATTTGCCAATTCTGACTCGTCTCAACCTTGTTCATTATTTTGACTGTTTTGTTGGTGCGGAAGAAATTGCACTGACAAGGCGTAAGCCTCAACCAGATGTGTACCTAGCTGCACTTAAAAAATTGGGTGTTTCTGCCCATCAAGCCATCGCATTTGAAGATTCTCCACCCGGAGTAAAGGCGGCTCGAACCGCAGGAATACCAACCGTTGCCGTAACCAACCTACTCACTCGTCACCTCGATGTCTCGCTAGCTAACGTGGTGCTGAGTTCGATGAATGAGCAAACGTTACCGCAGCTGATTAATAAACTTACCGAGAAATAA
- a CDS encoding iron-containing alcohol dehydrogenase: MTQFQHYQPTKLTFGAGEIQKIGQLVAQYGTRCLVVSEPIFEAVKPAYERIFTLLEEQGIEVTHFDGVVPNPPTTVVERGRRLAITANCNVVLAIGGGSSIDTAKIISATINAESLNWADWFATYDSPFGNVEALPAKTLPLIAVPTTSGTGSQVTHAAVITDLEQHAKLTLFHPEFYPCEALIDPELMLTLPPRMTAMTGFDAFSHAFESFTGTRPSPFVDGMALEAMKLVVENLPNVVDNGADLHGRCQLAKADTLGGIALANGGAGAPHPLGEILGSSKTNLPHGLTLAVVYPAYVQLQWRKQPERYAQVAELFGAMGSTEEKAQSLAAHLVTFLDRIGLESNLTQIGVTEDDVKALEPAFCFDLPLTSGEEMKQILRASLA; encoded by the coding sequence ATGACACAGTTTCAACACTATCAGCCGACAAAACTGACGTTTGGTGCGGGAGAAATTCAAAAAATTGGTCAACTTGTTGCTCAATATGGTACTCGTTGCCTTGTGGTGTCAGAGCCAATTTTTGAAGCAGTAAAGCCTGCCTACGAACGTATTTTTACGCTGTTGGAAGAGCAGGGTATCGAGGTCACGCATTTTGATGGTGTCGTGCCAAACCCTCCAACAACCGTCGTTGAACGTGGCCGCAGGTTAGCGATAACAGCAAACTGCAATGTGGTTTTGGCCATCGGTGGTGGTTCTTCGATTGATACAGCAAAAATCATTTCTGCAACCATTAACGCAGAGTCATTGAACTGGGCCGATTGGTTCGCCACTTATGACTCGCCATTTGGCAACGTAGAGGCATTACCTGCCAAAACGCTGCCATTGATTGCGGTACCAACCACGTCTGGAACTGGTTCTCAGGTCACGCATGCCGCTGTGATTACGGATCTAGAACAACACGCGAAACTGACGTTGTTCCACCCAGAGTTCTACCCATGTGAAGCGTTGATAGACCCTGAACTTATGTTGACTCTGCCACCGCGCATGACGGCGATGACGGGTTTTGACGCATTTTCACATGCCTTTGAATCGTTTACTGGTACTCGACCATCCCCATTTGTGGATGGAATGGCGCTAGAGGCGATGAAATTAGTGGTAGAAAACCTACCGAATGTTGTCGATAACGGCGCAGACCTTCATGGTCGTTGCCAGTTAGCGAAAGCCGACACCTTAGGTGGCATTGCCTTAGCGAATGGCGGCGCGGGGGCGCCTCATCCACTGGGTGAAATCCTTGGTAGCAGTAAAACCAATCTGCCGCATGGGCTAACGCTCGCGGTGGTTTATCCAGCTTATGTTCAACTTCAATGGCGTAAACAGCCAGAACGTTACGCGCAAGTGGCTGAATTATTTGGTGCTATGGGAAGCACTGAAGAAAAGGCGCAATCGCTTGCCGCACATTTAGTAACGTTTTTAGATCGCATCGGGCTTGAGTCTAATTTGACTCAAATAGGTGTGACAGAAGATGACGTCAAAGCATTAGAACCTGCGTTTTGTTTCGATTTACCGCTGACCAGTGGTGAAGAAATGAAGCAGATTCTACGTGCAAGTTTGGCATAG
- a CDS encoding ribulose-phosphate 3-epimerase — protein MKKVKIAAGLAHVDYGHIADVVKEVSDAGADYIHCDAADMHDLKNLQLMGGHQIVEGIRPYTDKPIEVHGYFKDCDRLFIEKIAAAGADMLILPAEHFIGAPLCYIIKYCKDLNMKFGLTVGALTPVSFVKESIYYLDRLHIVIHGINDNDDEWLWRESAIAMIREARELINERNPNCELCVDGGIRNHNIELLLNEDIDAMVASTNIFGHKDGITAGVRDFRAAIDQLEDKK, from the coding sequence ATGAAAAAAGTTAAAATTGCAGCGGGTCTTGCTCACGTTGATTACGGTCACATCGCTGATGTTGTAAAAGAAGTGTCTGACGCTGGTGCCGATTATATCCACTGTGATGCAGCGGATATGCATGACCTGAAAAACCTGCAACTTATGGGTGGGCATCAGATCGTTGAAGGCATTCGTCCTTACACTGACAAGCCAATCGAAGTGCATGGTTATTTCAAAGATTGCGACCGTCTATTTATCGAGAAAATCGCGGCAGCGGGTGCAGACATGCTTATCCTTCCTGCAGAGCATTTCATCGGTGCACCACTGTGCTACATCATCAAATACTGTAAAGACTTGAACATGAAATTCGGTCTAACGGTTGGTGCTCTAACACCGGTTTCATTTGTTAAAGAATCTATCTATTACTTGGATCGCCTACACATTGTTATCCACGGTATTAACGACAACGATGACGAGTGGCTATGGCGTGAGTCTGCTATCGCGATGATTCGTGAAGCTCGTGAGCTTATTAACGAACGCAACCCTAATTGTGAGTTGTGTGTCGATGGTGGCATCCGTAACCACAATATCGAATTGCTACTAAACGAAGATATTGACGCGATGGTGGCATCAACAAATATCTTCGGTCACAAAGATGGCATCACGGCCGGTGTTCGCGATTTCCGTGCGGCGATTGACCAGTTAGAAGATAAGAAATAA
- a CDS encoding HAD family hydrolase, translating into MKYQAVIIDLDGTLLSDDDQICAMNKEAIALALNNGYKVSLASGRPHELMMPYVEQLELSLPIICCNGAYLYDPKTQQVSNQQSIDTGFFTELLGLLNDNHFDFTIYSSNGVFAQQTSNHTISLEHKAKSINADLTVSIVPNVAELIAQAGSVYKVLVSSQNKGALNHFRDGLQSRCQADLSAPNKLDITSLTATKGYAVEQWLITENIPTHNTIAFGDGDNDASMFRLVGEPVAMENASPALKGLANLIVTNNNGCGIGQYLRLTVQEGQHTRQHSFSY; encoded by the coding sequence ATGAAGTATCAAGCCGTTATTATTGATTTGGATGGAACACTATTAAGTGATGATGACCAAATTTGTGCAATGAATAAAGAGGCCATCGCTCTTGCGCTTAATAATGGTTACAAGGTCAGTTTGGCGAGCGGCAGACCACATGAATTGATGATGCCGTATGTTGAACAGCTCGAATTATCCCTTCCGATAATCTGTTGCAATGGCGCTTATCTTTATGACCCGAAAACCCAACAAGTCTCAAACCAACAATCCATTGATACGGGCTTTTTTACAGAGCTACTTGGTTTACTTAACGACAACCATTTTGATTTCACTATTTACTCAAGTAATGGTGTGTTTGCTCAGCAAACGTCAAATCACACGATAAGTTTAGAACACAAGGCCAAATCCATTAACGCCGATTTGACGGTGAGCATTGTGCCTAACGTTGCCGAGCTGATTGCCCAAGCGGGCTCGGTCTATAAAGTGTTGGTTTCTAGCCAAAACAAAGGGGCGTTAAATCATTTTCGTGACGGTCTACAATCTCGTTGTCAGGCGGATCTGTCTGCGCCGAACAAACTCGATATTACGTCACTAACCGCAACCAAAGGTTACGCGGTTGAACAGTGGTTAATCACCGAAAATATCCCAACTCACAACACCATTGCTTTTGGAGATGGAGACAACGATGCCTCTATGTTCCGTTTAGTCGGAGAACCAGTTGCAATGGAAAACGCGAGCCCTGCATTGAAAGGGTTAGCAAATCTTATTGTCACCAACAACAACGGTTGTGGAATTGGCCAGTACCTGCGCTTAACCGTGCAAGAAGGTCAACATACACGCCAACACTCATTTAGTTATTAA
- the ulaR gene encoding HTH-type transcriptional regulator UlaR — translation MNEAQRHRRLLDHLDSHTFMTTGEYVRMLDISLSTARRDITKLGEEGKLKKIRNGAESINSSSAESATHAPNSFIPNEPDIEEYSAKNRIAEAAANMCDEHDSIIVSGSNTTFLMGEHLLHRDVQVITNFMPLAYQLISQDHQSVIILGGQYLPERQITISPDEKAADDHKSRFVFFTGSGITTAGIHTSDLLVYMAEKKLLEYGAKLVAMVDSTKVGKHGGKLLAAAQQLDTLITDSDADSDVLDSLRGQGVNIIVV, via the coding sequence ATGAATGAAGCTCAGCGTCATAGAAGGCTATTAGATCACTTAGACAGTCATACCTTTATGACGACGGGTGAATACGTAAGAATGTTGGATATCTCATTATCCACGGCACGCAGAGACATCACCAAACTCGGTGAAGAAGGCAAACTAAAGAAGATTCGAAATGGGGCAGAAAGCATAAACAGCAGTTCTGCGGAATCAGCCACCCATGCACCAAATAGCTTTATCCCTAATGAACCGGATATAGAAGAGTATTCTGCGAAAAACCGCATCGCAGAAGCAGCCGCGAACATGTGTGATGAACATGACAGCATTATTGTGAGTGGCAGTAACACCACATTTCTAATGGGCGAGCACTTACTGCACCGAGATGTGCAGGTTATCACTAACTTTATGCCGTTGGCCTACCAGTTGATCAGCCAAGACCATCAAAGCGTCATTATATTGGGTGGGCAGTACCTGCCAGAGCGTCAGATTACCATTTCACCAGATGAGAAAGCCGCCGATGACCACAAAAGCCGCTTCGTCTTCTTTACGGGTTCTGGAATCACCACCGCAGGTATCCACACTTCTGACCTACTGGTTTATATGGCCGAGAAAAAACTTCTTGAGTACGGTGCCAAACTGGTTGCCATGGTAGACAGCACTAAGGTAGGCAAACACGGAGGCAAACTTCTCGCCGCAGCCCAACAACTCGATACCCTGATCACCGACAGCGATGCAGACTCGGATGTCCTTGATAGTTTAAGAGGCCAAGGGGTCAATATTATCGTGGTGTAG